A region of Streptomyces deccanensis DNA encodes the following proteins:
- a CDS encoding ABC transporter permease: protein MFFDSDLLMSALRALTPILLAALGGALCERAGVFNIGLEGMMLLGCFTAVTTSWFTGSPWLGVLAAALAAAAYSLVLAVGAVTLRGDAVVLGIAMNLLAVGLTSFLLRTVFGVQGTFDDPSLAGLPLIGGLSPLAYLAWASVGVAALALSRHVWGLRLRGVGEAPDAAATLGVSPAGYKYAAVLVSGVLCGLAGAQLALGNVTLFSENMTAGRGWIAVVAVMLGRALPLGVLLAALLFGLAEAAGFRLQGLGLPQQATDAAPYVVTLGALFLTTARRRRRTGRGTSTGSTSNTGSTGARSTGTNHSGATA, encoded by the coding sequence ATGTTCTTCGACTCCGATCTCCTGATGTCCGCGTTGCGGGCGCTCACCCCCATCCTGCTGGCCGCGCTCGGCGGTGCCCTGTGCGAGCGGGCGGGGGTCTTCAACATCGGCCTCGAAGGCATGATGCTGCTGGGCTGCTTCACGGCGGTGACGACCAGCTGGTTCACCGGCAGCCCGTGGCTCGGTGTCCTCGCGGCGGCGCTGGCGGCGGCCGCGTACTCCCTCGTCCTGGCCGTCGGCGCGGTGACCCTGCGCGGGGACGCGGTGGTCCTCGGCATCGCCATGAACCTCCTCGCCGTGGGCCTGACCAGCTTCCTGCTCCGTACCGTCTTCGGCGTCCAGGGCACGTTCGACGATCCGTCGCTCGCCGGGCTCCCGCTGATCGGCGGGCTGTCCCCGCTGGCGTACCTGGCGTGGGCGTCCGTCGGGGTCGCCGCGCTCGCGCTCTCCCGCCATGTGTGGGGGCTGCGGCTGCGCGGGGTCGGCGAGGCGCCGGACGCGGCGGCCACGCTCGGGGTGAGCCCGGCCGGGTACAAGTACGCGGCGGTGCTCGTCTCCGGTGTGCTGTGCGGGCTCGCGGGTGCCCAACTCGCCCTGGGGAACGTCACGTTGTTCTCCGAGAACATGACGGCCGGCCGGGGCTGGATCGCCGTGGTGGCGGTGATGCTCGGCCGCGCGCTGCCGCTCGGCGTCCTGCTGGCGGCCCTGCTCTTCGGTCTCGCCGAGGCGGCCGGCTTCCGCCTCCAGGGGCTCGGACTGCCGCAGCAGGCGACGGACGCCGCGCCGTACGTCGTCACGCTCGGCGCCCTCTTCCTGACGACGGCCCGCCGCCGTCGCCGTACCGGTCGCGGCACCAGCACAGGCAGCACAAGCAACACAGGCAGCACCGGCGCGCGCAGCACCGGCACGAATCACTCGGGAGCCACCGCATGA
- a CDS encoding nucleoside phosphorylase — translation MTQDLLPITRIPRTGLPPRAVVVGDPARAAAVAALLDGAEEVSYHREYRVFSGSWKGVPVVVASHGVGGPGAILLFQELADAGVRTFLRFGTAGAMRPGIGDGDLVIAEAAVRDDGVTQQLLPPEYPAVSAPEAVLALQRAAREVGAPHHRGIVWTRAAFQPGLIPLDAYDRAGLAAIEMELSALYVTASLRGLLAGGVLVVDGANADELVDVETTGGYDPHREVVARGVERGAVVSLEALRLLAEEYGVEGGAA, via the coding sequence ATGACCCAGGACCTCCTGCCCATCACCCGCATACCCAGGACCGGGCTGCCGCCGCGCGCGGTCGTGGTCGGCGACCCGGCGCGCGCCGCGGCGGTCGCCGCGCTGCTGGACGGCGCCGAGGAGGTGTCGTACCACCGTGAGTACCGTGTGTTCAGCGGGAGTTGGAAGGGTGTGCCGGTCGTGGTCGCCTCGCACGGGGTGGGCGGTCCGGGCGCGATCCTGCTGTTCCAGGAGCTGGCGGACGCGGGGGTCCGCACCTTCCTGCGGTTCGGCACGGCCGGCGCGATGCGGCCCGGGATCGGCGACGGCGATCTCGTGATCGCCGAGGCGGCCGTGCGCGACGACGGGGTGACCCAGCAGTTGCTGCCGCCCGAGTACCCGGCCGTCTCCGCACCCGAGGCGGTCCTCGCGCTCCAGCGTGCCGCCCGCGAGGTGGGAGCGCCGCATCATCGGGGCATCGTATGGACGAGGGCGGCCTTCCAGCCCGGCCTCATCCCGCTCGACGCGTACGACCGCGCCGGACTCGCGGCCATCGAGATGGAGCTGTCCGCGCTGTACGTGACGGCTTCGCTGCGCGGTCTCCTCGCCGGCGGGGTCCTCGTCGTGGACGGTGCGAACGCCGACGAACTGGTCGACGTCGAGACCACCGGCGGCTACGACCCGCACCGCGAGGTCGTCGCACGCGGCGTGGAGCGGGGCGCGGTCGTGTCACTGGAGGCACTGCGGCTGTTGGCCGAGGAGTACGGGGTCGAGGGGGGCGCCGCGTGA
- a CDS encoding amidohydrolase gives MSEHVDLLVTGGDVLTVDEAGTRLRDGAVAVRDGEILAVGPAAELDAAYAAAETLDAEGCLVLPGLVNAHTHLAMTLLRGRADDVTLQGFLERVLRWEARLLSPKNVAAAVRVAIAESLRAGVTSALDMYWFHEAAERVARETGWRLHTGPTFMDVPDPADGRAYEERLEWARRDLADRSHRPGTRPVLFAHSTYTLAPDQLLGIAALAREFGALLHIHAAENATEVATVEVRHGKRPVELLDSLGLLGPDLLLAHAVDLTGPEIAALARTGTSVAHCPVSNLKLGCGIAPVPRLLGAGVTVALGTDGAVSSNTLDVLGAVRQAALVHKAGGDPTAVGAEQAVRMATIEGARALGLGDHLGSLEPGKRADLIVLDLGGPHLRPLHDPWSTLAYAAHSADVRDTVVEGRVLMRERVLTTLDEAAALADLEALA, from the coding sequence GTGAGCGAGCACGTCGATCTGCTGGTCACCGGCGGTGACGTCCTGACCGTCGACGAGGCCGGTACCCGGCTGCGGGACGGGGCCGTCGCCGTCCGGGACGGCGAGATCCTCGCGGTCGGACCGGCGGCGGAACTGGACGCGGCCTACGCGGCGGCCGAGACCCTCGACGCCGAGGGCTGTCTGGTGCTCCCCGGGCTCGTCAACGCCCATACGCACCTGGCGATGACGCTGCTGCGGGGGCGCGCGGACGACGTCACCCTCCAGGGGTTCCTGGAGCGGGTGCTGCGGTGGGAGGCGCGCCTGCTGTCGCCGAAGAACGTGGCGGCGGCGGTGCGGGTGGCGATCGCCGAGAGCCTGCGGGCCGGGGTGACGTCCGCGCTGGACATGTACTGGTTCCACGAGGCGGCCGAGCGGGTCGCGCGCGAGACGGGCTGGCGGCTGCACACCGGCCCGACCTTCATGGACGTCCCCGACCCCGCCGACGGCAGGGCGTACGAGGAGCGGCTGGAGTGGGCCCGGCGGGACCTCGCCGACCGCTCCCACCGGCCGGGGACGCGTCCGGTGCTCTTCGCGCACTCGACGTACACGCTCGCCCCGGACCAGCTGCTCGGCATAGCCGCGCTGGCGCGGGAGTTCGGGGCGCTGCTGCACATCCACGCGGCGGAGAACGCCACCGAGGTCGCCACGGTCGAGGTGCGGCACGGCAAGCGCCCGGTGGAGCTGCTGGACTCGCTCGGGCTGCTCGGCCCCGATCTGCTGCTCGCCCACGCGGTCGACCTCACCGGCCCGGAGATAGCGGCGCTGGCCCGGACCGGGACCTCGGTCGCGCACTGCCCGGTGTCGAACCTGAAACTGGGGTGCGGGATCGCGCCCGTCCCCCGGCTGCTGGGCGCGGGCGTCACGGTCGCGCTGGGCACGGACGGCGCGGTCAGCTCCAACACGCTGGACGTGCTGGGTGCCGTCCGGCAGGCGGCGCTGGTGCACAAGGCGGGCGGCGACCCCACGGCCGTCGGCGCGGAGCAGGCGGTGCGCATGGCGACGATCGAGGGGGCCCGCGCGCTGGGTCTCGGCGATCACCTGGGTTCCCTGGAGCCGGGCAAGCGGGCCGATCTGATCGTGCTCGACCTGGGCGGCCCGCATCTGCGGCCGCTGCACGACCCGTGGTCCACCCTCGCCTACGCGGCGCACTCGGCGGACGTACGCGACACGGTCGTCGAGGGGAGGGTGCTCATGCGCGAGCGGGTCCTCACCACCCTCGACGAGGCGGCGGCCCTGGCCGACCTGGAGGCTTTGGCCTGA
- a CDS encoding FadR/GntR family transcriptional regulator, which translates to MAVTDEAIEKIKGMIVSGALRPGDRLPKESELAADLGLSRNSLREAVRALSLIRILDVRQGDGTYVTSLDPQLLLEAMSFVVDFHRDDTVLEFLAVRRILEPAATAMAALRISEQQLDALAAQLDKLGTDPSVEELVACDLEFHRGIVQTSGNSVLCSLLDGLSGPTTRARIWRGLTQEDAVSRTLHEHRAILAALRDRDADAARSWATVHIASVEQWLRSSL; encoded by the coding sequence ATGGCAGTCACCGACGAGGCGATCGAGAAGATCAAGGGCATGATCGTCTCCGGCGCGCTGCGCCCCGGCGACCGGCTCCCGAAGGAGAGCGAGCTCGCGGCCGACCTCGGGCTGTCCCGCAACTCCCTGCGCGAGGCCGTGCGCGCCCTGTCGTTGATCCGCATCCTGGACGTACGGCAGGGCGACGGCACCTATGTGACCAGCCTCGATCCCCAACTCCTGCTGGAGGCGATGAGTTTCGTCGTCGACTTCCACCGCGACGACACGGTCCTGGAGTTCCTCGCCGTGCGCCGCATACTGGAACCGGCGGCGACGGCGATGGCCGCCCTGCGGATCAGCGAGCAGCAACTGGACGCGCTGGCGGCCCAGTTGGACAAGCTCGGCACCGATCCGTCGGTGGAGGAACTGGTCGCCTGCGACCTGGAGTTCCACCGGGGCATCGTGCAGACCTCCGGGAACTCCGTGCTGTGTTCGCTTCTCGACGGCCTGTCGGGTCCGACCACGCGGGCCCGCATCTGGCGCGGACTGACCCAGGAGGACGCCGTCAGCCGGACCCTGCACGAGCACCGCGCCATCCTGGCCGCCCTGCGCGACCGCGACGCCGACGCCGCGCGCTCCTGGGCGACGGTGCACATCGCGAGCGTGGAGCAGTGGCTGCGATCGTCGCTGTGA
- a CDS encoding PAC2 family protein — MIELEGVPELIDPVMVAAFEGWNDAGDAASTAVAHLDREWKGEVFAALDAEDYYDFQVNRPTVWLDGGVRKITWPTTRLSVVRVGGDKPRDLVLVRGIEPSMRWRSFCNELLGFAHELGVELVVVLGALLGDTPHTRPVPVSGVTSDPDLAQRMDLEETKYEGPTGIVGILQEACTHAGVPAVSLWAAVPHYVSQPPNPKATLALLNRLEDLIDVRIPLGELPEDARAWQVGVDQLAAEDSEVAEYVQTLEEARDTAELPEASGEAIAREFERYLRRRDGGPGSAGPAGGHATADGGDTGPGAWNPKENPGGRTRPPKPSRPDAAGEDEGDGEGSSEE, encoded by the coding sequence GTGATCGAGCTGGAGGGGGTTCCCGAGCTGATCGACCCAGTGATGGTGGCCGCGTTCGAAGGCTGGAACGACGCCGGCGACGCCGCCTCCACCGCGGTCGCGCATCTGGACCGGGAATGGAAGGGCGAGGTGTTCGCGGCGCTGGACGCCGAGGACTACTACGACTTCCAGGTGAACCGTCCCACGGTGTGGCTGGACGGCGGCGTACGGAAGATCACCTGGCCGACGACAAGGTTGTCGGTGGTCAGGGTGGGCGGCGACAAGCCCCGCGATCTCGTACTCGTCCGGGGTATCGAGCCGTCGATGCGCTGGCGCTCGTTCTGCAACGAGCTGCTGGGCTTCGCCCATGAGCTGGGGGTGGAGCTGGTGGTCGTGCTGGGCGCGCTGCTCGGCGACACCCCGCACACGCGTCCGGTCCCGGTCAGCGGTGTCACGTCCGATCCCGATCTGGCACAGCGGATGGATCTGGAGGAGACCAAGTACGAGGGGCCCACGGGCATCGTCGGCATCCTCCAGGAAGCGTGCACGCACGCCGGTGTCCCCGCGGTCTCGCTCTGGGCGGCGGTGCCGCACTACGTGTCGCAGCCGCCGAACCCGAAGGCGACGCTGGCCCTCCTGAACCGCCTGGAGGACCTCATCGACGTACGCATCCCGCTGGGTGAGCTGCCCGAGGACGCGCGCGCCTGGCAGGTGGGCGTGGACCAGCTGGCGGCGGAGGACAGCGAGGTCGCCGAGTACGTGCAGACGCTGGAGGAGGCCCGGGACACGGCGGAGCTGCCGGAGGCGTCGGGCGAGGCGATCGCCCGCGAGTTCGAGCGGTATCTCCGGCGGCGGGACGGTGGGCCCGGCTCCGCCGGTCCGGCCGGGGGCCACGCCACGGCCGACGGGGGTGACACGGGCCCCGGCGCGTGGAACCCGAAGGAGAACCCCGGGGGGCGTACGCGGCCGCCGAAGCCGTCGCGGCCTGACGCCGCAGGCGAGGACGAGGGCGACGGCGAGGGTTCGTCGGAGGAGTAG
- a CDS encoding SMP-30/gluconolactonase/LRE family protein: MAPPLPPHPPQSPSAGPAPHLGRRSLLTLSAATAGALLVGASAASASAASAASTASATDSASGDPWPDVIPLPNGFRPEGITIGADPYAYLGSLGDGSIYRADLRTGAGRIISAGPGTPSVGLKLDDRGRLFVAGRGQGARVVDVRTGKIIASYTLTTKTPTFANDVFLTPGAAWFTDSFQPALYALPLGRDGRLPGPDEVVTVPLSGAWTQTPGEVVNANGITRTPDGKALLVVQSGVGGLHRVNPRTGVTTLVDLGDAAPLTNGDGMLLLGRRLYVVQNRQNAIDVFQLSADGRSGIFEGRLSDADFDVPTTVAAHKNRLYLPNARFTTTPTPDTTYAVVAIKC, encoded by the coding sequence GTGGCACCCCCGCTCCCCCCGCATCCCCCGCAATCCCCCTCCGCCGGCCCCGCCCCCCACCTCGGTCGGCGGAGCCTGCTCACGCTGTCGGCCGCCACCGCCGGCGCGCTGCTCGTCGGGGCCTCCGCCGCCTCCGCCTCCGCCGCCTCCGCGGCTTCGACCGCCTCCGCCACCGACTCGGCGTCCGGGGACCCGTGGCCCGACGTCATTCCCCTGCCGAACGGCTTCCGTCCCGAGGGCATCACCATCGGCGCCGACCCCTACGCCTACCTCGGCTCCCTCGGCGACGGCTCGATCTACCGCGCCGACCTGCGCACCGGCGCGGGCCGCATCATCTCGGCCGGCCCCGGTACGCCCTCCGTCGGGCTCAAACTCGACGACCGGGGGCGGCTGTTCGTCGCCGGGCGCGGTCAGGGCGCCCGGGTGGTGGACGTCCGTACCGGCAAGATCATCGCCTCGTACACGCTCACCACGAAGACGCCGACCTTCGCCAACGACGTCTTCCTCACCCCCGGCGCCGCCTGGTTCACCGACTCGTTCCAGCCCGCCCTGTACGCCCTGCCGCTCGGCCGCGACGGCCGGCTGCCGGGCCCGGACGAGGTCGTCACGGTCCCCCTCAGCGGCGCCTGGACCCAGACGCCGGGCGAGGTGGTCAACGCCAACGGGATCACCCGGACCCCGGACGGCAAGGCTCTCCTGGTCGTCCAGTCCGGCGTCGGTGGTCTCCACCGGGTGAACCCGAGGACCGGAGTCACGACCCTGGTCGACCTGGGGGACGCGGCCCCCCTCACCAACGGCGACGGCATGCTGCTCCTCGGCCGGCGGCTCTACGTCGTGCAGAACCGACAGAACGCGATCGACGTGTTCCAGCTCTCCGCCGACGGCCGCAGCGGCATCTTCGAGGGCCGCCTCAGCGACGCCGACTTCGACGTCCCGACCACGGTCGCGGCCCACAAGAACCGCCTGTACCTGCCCAACGCCCGCTTCACCACGACCCCGACCCCGGACACGACCTACGCGGTGGTGGCGATCAAATGCTGA
- the mshC gene encoding cysteine--1-D-myo-inosityl 2-amino-2-deoxy-alpha-D-glucopyranoside ligase, whose protein sequence is MHAWPASEVPALPGKGRDLRIHDTATDGLITLDPGPVARIYVCGITPYDATHMGHAATYNAFDLVQRVWLDTKRQVHYVQNVTDVDDPLLERAERDSIDWVALAEKETALFREDMTALRMLPPRHYIGAVEAIPGIVPLVERLRDSGAAYELEGDIYFSVESDPDFGKVSRLDAATMRLLSAERGGDPDRPGKKNPLDPMLWMAAREGEPSWDGGSLGRGRPGWHIECVAIALDHLGMGFDVQGGGSDLAFPHHEMGASHAQALTGEFPMAKAYVHAGMVALHGEKMSKSKGNLVFVSKLRRDGVDPAAIRLALLAHHYRSDWEWTDQVLQDAVARLDRWRAAVSRPDGPPAEALVEEIREALANDLDAPTALTAVDRWAALQQERGGTDEGAPGVVSRAVDALLGVAL, encoded by the coding sequence ATGCATGCCTGGCCCGCTTCTGAGGTCCCCGCCCTGCCCGGCAAGGGCCGCGACCTTCGGATCCACGACACCGCGACCGATGGGCTCATCACCCTTGACCCCGGTCCCGTCGCCCGTATCTACGTCTGCGGTATCACCCCGTACGACGCGACCCACATGGGTCACGCGGCGACCTACAACGCGTTCGACCTCGTTCAGCGCGTGTGGCTCGACACCAAGCGGCAGGTTCACTACGTCCAGAACGTGACGGACGTCGACGACCCCCTGCTGGAGCGGGCCGAGCGCGACTCCATCGACTGGGTGGCCCTCGCCGAGAAGGAGACCGCCCTCTTCCGCGAGGACATGACCGCCCTGCGGATGCTCCCGCCCCGCCACTACATCGGCGCGGTCGAGGCCATCCCCGGCATCGTTCCGCTCGTCGAGCGGCTCCGTGACTCCGGCGCCGCCTACGAACTCGAGGGCGACATCTACTTCTCCGTCGAGTCCGACCCCGACTTCGGCAAGGTCTCACGCCTCGACGCCGCCACCATGCGGCTGCTCTCCGCCGAGCGCGGCGGCGACCCGGACCGGCCGGGCAAGAAGAACCCCCTCGACCCGATGCTCTGGATGGCCGCGCGCGAGGGCGAGCCCAGCTGGGACGGCGGCTCCCTCGGCCGCGGCCGGCCCGGCTGGCACATCGAGTGCGTCGCCATCGCCCTCGACCACCTCGGCATGGGCTTCGACGTCCAGGGCGGCGGCTCCGACCTCGCCTTCCCGCACCACGAGATGGGCGCATCGCACGCGCAGGCGCTGACCGGCGAGTTCCCCATGGCCAAGGCGTACGTCCACGCCGGCATGGTCGCCCTGCACGGCGAGAAGATGTCGAAGTCCAAGGGCAACCTGGTCTTCGTCTCCAAGCTCCGCCGCGACGGGGTCGACCCGGCAGCGATACGGCTCGCGCTCCTCGCCCACCACTACCGGTCCGACTGGGAGTGGACCGACCAGGTGCTCCAGGACGCCGTGGCCCGCCTCGACCGGTGGCGCGCCGCCGTCTCCCGCCCCGACGGACCGCCCGCCGAGGCCCTGGTCGAGGAGATCCGCGAGGCCCTCGCGAACGACCTGGACGCGCCCACCGCGCTCACCGCGGTCGACCGCTGGGCCGCCCTCCAGCAGGAGCGGGGCGGTACGGACGAGGGCGCGCCCGGCGTGGTGTCGCGCGCCGTGGACGCGCTGTTGGGCGTGGCCCTGTGA
- a CDS encoding SCO1664 family protein: MSAPERIPARGVTSSAEPAPTPPAEPSVRLLAEGELTVRGQVREASNAVLYCTVSHEGQEAACVYKPVAGERPLWDFPDGTLAQREVAAYEVSEATGWGLVPPTVLRDGPYGQGMCQLWIEGAPGSELLALVDGEEAGEGWKAVGFAEVGNGETALLVHADDQRLRRLAVLDAVVNNADRKGGHLLPAAEGRLYGIDHGVTFNVENKLRTLLWGWAGEPLTEEAVGVLERLRDGLGEGGALAAKLVALITPAELDATRERVAALLKSGRHPEPTGDWPAIPWPPV; the protein is encoded by the coding sequence ATGTCCGCGCCAGAACGGATACCGGCGCGGGGAGTGACCTCCTCCGCCGAGCCGGCGCCCACCCCGCCGGCCGAGCCGTCGGTCAGGCTGCTGGCCGAGGGCGAGCTGACGGTGCGCGGGCAGGTGCGGGAGGCGTCCAACGCGGTGCTGTACTGCACGGTCTCGCACGAAGGCCAGGAAGCCGCCTGCGTCTACAAGCCCGTCGCCGGGGAGCGGCCCCTGTGGGACTTCCCCGACGGGACGCTCGCGCAGCGGGAGGTCGCCGCGTACGAGGTGTCCGAGGCGACCGGCTGGGGGCTCGTCCCGCCCACCGTCCTGCGCGACGGGCCGTACGGGCAGGGCATGTGCCAGCTGTGGATCGAGGGCGCGCCCGGGTCCGAGCTGCTGGCCCTCGTCGACGGCGAGGAGGCCGGGGAGGGCTGGAAGGCCGTCGGCTTCGCGGAGGTCGGGAACGGCGAGACCGCGCTCCTCGTGCACGCCGACGACCAGCGGCTGCGGCGGCTCGCCGTCCTCGACGCGGTCGTCAACAACGCCGACCGCAAGGGTGGGCACCTCCTGCCGGCCGCCGAGGGGCGGCTCTACGGCATCGACCACGGAGTGACCTTCAACGTCGAGAACAAGCTGCGGACGCTGCTGTGGGGCTGGGCGGGGGAGCCGCTCACGGAGGAGGCCGTGGGGGTGCTGGAGCGGCTGCGCGACGGGCTCGGCGAGGGCGGGGCCCTGGCCGCGAAGCTCGTCGCGTTGATCACACCGGCCGAGCTGGACGCCACACGGGAGCGGGTCGCCGCGCTGCTGAAGAGCGGCCGACACCCGGAGCCGACCGGCGACTGGCCGGCGATCCCCTGGCCCCCGGTCTGA
- a CDS encoding DUF3090 domain-containing protein produces MSRQVFLYDPPDRFVAGTVGLPGRRTFFLQASSGQRVTSVALEKTQVAALAERMDELLDEVVRRSGGSAAVPAVAPTEVSDTAPLETPVEEEFRVGTMALAWDGDEERMIVEAQALVELDADSEEDLAEAEERMLQDEENGPPMLRVRLTGSQARAFAKRALDVVNAGRPPCPLCSLPLDPEGHVCPRQNGYRRGE; encoded by the coding sequence GTGTCCCGTCAGGTGTTCCTCTACGACCCCCCGGACCGCTTCGTGGCCGGTACGGTCGGGCTGCCCGGGCGCCGTACCTTCTTCCTGCAGGCCTCCTCCGGGCAGCGCGTCACCAGCGTCGCCCTGGAGAAGACCCAGGTCGCCGCGCTCGCCGAGCGCATGGACGAACTGCTGGACGAGGTCGTGCGGCGCAGCGGCGGCAGCGCCGCGGTCCCGGCCGTCGCCCCCACCGAGGTGTCGGACACGGCGCCGCTGGAGACCCCCGTCGAGGAGGAGTTCCGGGTCGGCACCATGGCGCTGGCCTGGGACGGCGACGAAGAGCGGATGATCGTCGAGGCGCAGGCCCTGGTCGAGTTGGACGCCGACTCCGAGGAGGACCTGGCCGAGGCGGAGGAGCGGATGCTCCAGGACGAGGAGAACGGCCCGCCGATGCTCCGCGTCCGCCTCACCGGCTCCCAGGCCCGGGCCTTCGCCAAGCGCGCCCTCGACGTCGTCAACGCGGGGCGGCCACCGTGCCCGCTGTGCAGTCTGCCGCTCGACCCGGAGGGACACGTATGTCCGCGCCAGAACGGATACCGGCGCGGGGAGTGA
- a CDS encoding histidine phosphatase family protein yields MPTLILVRHGRSTANTEGVLAGWTPGVALDERGAAQAAALPDRLAGLPIAEVVTSPLQRCQETIRPLLDARPGLAAHTDERIGECDYGDWSGRKLAELNDEPLMQVVQAHPTAAAFPGGESMRAMQHRAAEAVREWNARVERDHGADAVYVMCSHGDIIKSLVADALGLHLDLFQRISVEPCSITAIRYTRLRPFLVRLGDTGDFSSLAPREEPPSGDATVGGGAGAP; encoded by the coding sequence ATGCCCACGTTGATCCTTGTCCGGCACGGACGTTCCACCGCCAACACCGAGGGCGTGCTCGCCGGGTGGACGCCCGGGGTCGCGCTCGACGAGCGAGGCGCCGCGCAGGCCGCGGCGCTGCCCGACCGCCTCGCCGGGCTGCCGATCGCCGAGGTCGTCACCAGCCCGCTCCAGCGCTGTCAGGAGACGATCCGGCCACTGCTGGACGCCCGGCCGGGACTCGCCGCGCACACCGACGAGCGCATCGGCGAGTGCGACTACGGCGACTGGTCCGGCCGCAAGCTCGCCGAGCTGAACGACGAGCCGCTGATGCAGGTCGTCCAGGCGCATCCGACGGCCGCCGCGTTCCCGGGCGGTGAGTCGATGCGGGCCATGCAGCACCGGGCCGCCGAGGCGGTCCGGGAGTGGAACGCGCGCGTGGAGCGCGACCACGGCGCCGACGCCGTGTACGTGATGTGCTCGCACGGCGACATCATCAAGTCGCTCGTCGCGGACGCACTCGGACTTCATCTGGACCTCTTCCAGCGGATCTCTGTCGAACCGTGTTCCATCACCGCGATCCGTTACACCCGACTCAGGCCGTTTCTCGTCCGCCTCGGCGACACCGGGGACTTCTCGTCCCTGGCGCCGCGCGAGGAGCCCCCGAGCGGTGACGCGACCGTGGGGGGCGGTGCGGGGGCACCGTGA
- the corA gene encoding magnesium/cobalt transporter CorA produces MIVDCAVYRDGHRTEGPDDLSDALAAARASGGFVWIGLHEPSEKEFALVTEEFALHPLAVEDALKAHQRPKLEVYDDSLFMVLKPVVYEPSSDTVTTGEVMVFLGHAFVVTVRHGEGSPLGVVRRRLEQEPELLGKGPTSVLYAITDATVDHYLEVATELQTDLEELETEVFSPDVGGSRNTASRIYTFKRQVLEFRRATGPLAAPLARLSGTGTSTPAVPFVEEKAQPFFRDVNDHLTRVNESVEGLDRLVSDILSAHLAQMSVRQNDDMRKISAWAAMAAIPTMAAGVYGMNFEHMPELRWVWSYPALMALMVMTEVLVYRLFKRRGWL; encoded by the coding sequence GTGATCGTCGACTGCGCCGTCTACCGCGACGGGCACCGCACCGAGGGCCCCGACGACCTCTCCGACGCCCTGGCCGCCGCCCGCGCCTCCGGTGGCTTCGTGTGGATCGGCCTGCATGAGCCGTCGGAGAAGGAGTTCGCCCTGGTCACCGAGGAGTTCGCGCTGCATCCGCTGGCTGTGGAGGACGCCCTGAAGGCCCACCAGCGGCCCAAGCTGGAGGTGTACGACGACTCGCTGTTCATGGTGCTCAAGCCGGTCGTGTACGAGCCGTCCAGCGACACCGTGACCACCGGCGAGGTGATGGTCTTCCTCGGCCACGCCTTCGTGGTGACCGTCCGCCACGGCGAGGGCTCGCCCCTGGGCGTCGTACGCCGTCGTCTGGAGCAGGAGCCCGAACTGCTCGGCAAGGGGCCCACGTCCGTGCTGTACGCGATCACGGACGCCACCGTCGACCACTATCTGGAGGTGGCGACCGAGCTCCAGACCGACCTGGAGGAACTGGAGACGGAGGTCTTCTCCCCCGACGTCGGCGGCTCACGGAACACGGCGTCCCGGATCTACACGTTCAAGCGCCAGGTCCTGGAGTTCCGCCGGGCCACCGGCCCCCTCGCCGCCCCGCTCGCCCGGCTCTCGGGCACCGGCACCTCCACCCCCGCGGTGCCCTTCGTCGAGGAGAAGGCCCAGCCCTTCTTCCGCGACGTCAACGACCACCTCACGCGCGTCAACGAGTCCGTCGAGGGTCTGGACCGGCTGGTGTCCGACATCCTCTCCGCGCATCTCGCGCAGATGAGTGTCCGCCAGAACGACGACATGCGGAAGATCTCGGCCTGGGCGGCGATGGCCGCGATCCCGACCATGGCCGCCGGGGTCTACGGCATGAACTTCGAGCACATGCCGGAACTGCGCTGGGTGTGGTCGTACCCGGCGCTGATGGCGCTGATGGTCATGACGGAGGTGCTGGTGTACCGGCTCTTCAAGCGCCGGGGCTGGCTGTAG